The Dendropsophus ebraccatus isolate aDenEbr1 chromosome 10, aDenEbr1.pat, whole genome shotgun sequence genome has a segment encoding these proteins:
- the LOC138766598 gene encoding olfactory receptor 1L4-like, with the protein MDLKNQSLMSFTLLGLSEKPNFRLPLFSFFMGIYILCVIGNVLILMLISSQSRLHTPMYFLLGSLSFVDVCFTSVTIPRTLYSLMSQDLSISFHGCFIQLFLFHMAGNMDSFLLAIMALDRYAAICKPLHYRAIMSKRTCTCLLTASFFIVSYNATLFTVMTFTLPYCGWVIHHYFCDVPAMLLLSCRDTSAQQMVVFIEGTILVMGPMLFILGSYVLIIRAVLKLCTSKGRTFSTCSSHLTVVFFFYSTVIFMYFRPSSLYSITYDRVISVVYGIIIPMLNPFIYTLRNKEVRNAVKKVMQRRQRDGQASKKEAEYED; encoded by the coding sequence ATGGATTTGAAGAACCAATCCTTAATGAGTTTCACTCTTCTGGGCCTCTCAGAGAAGCCAAATTTCCGACTtccccttttctcttttttcatgGGCATCTACATTCTCTGTGTTATAGGCAATGTGCTTATCCTCATGCTCATCTCATCCCAGTCTCGgctccacaccccaatgtacttcttgTTGGGGAGTCTTTCCTTTGTAGATGTCTGCTTCACATCTGTCACAATTCCTCGTACTCTTTACAGTCTCATGTCCCAGGACTTGTCCATCTCATTTCATGGTTGTTTCATCCAGCTCTTCCTGTTCCACATGGCAGGTAACATGGACAGCTTTTTGCTGGCCATCATGGCCCTAGACAGATATGCTGCAATCTGCaaaccattacattacagagccaTCATGAGTAAGAGGACGTGCACCTGTCTGCTGACCGCGTCCTTCTTTATAGTGAGCTATAATGCAACTCTGTTCACCGTCATGACTTTTACTCTTCCCTACTGTGGTTGGGTCATCCACCACTATTTCTGTGATGTTCCAGCCATGCTCTTACTCTCCTGCAGAGACACATCTGCTCAGCAAATGGTTGTCTTCATTGAAGGTACAATATTAGTAATGGGACCCATGTTGTTCATCTTGGGCTCCTATGTTCTCATCATTAGAGCTGTGTTGAAACTATGTACATCCAAAGGCCGAACCTTCTCCACATGTTCCTCCCACTTGActgttgtcttcttcttctacagCACAGTTATTTTCATGTACTTTCGCCCCAGTTCCCTTTATTCAATAACCTACGATCGGGTCATAAGTGTGGTGTACGGCATCATAATACCAATGCTTAACCCATTTATATATACCCTGAGGAACAAGGAAGTCAGAAATGCTGTAAAAAAGGTAATGCAACGTAGACAGAGAGATGGTCAGGCGTCGAAAAAAGAAGCAGAATATGAGGACTGA
- the LOC138766599 gene encoding olfactory receptor 1E5-like — MVLDNEHCVTPFFFINYFPFSNNEDQFTYKHILLIVEEQNAFIHHKSSPELLGNVLILMLTSSQSRLHTPMYFLLGSLSIVDVCFTSVTIPRTLYSLISQDLSISFHGCFIQLFLFLLAGNMDSFLLAIMALDRYAAICQPLHYRAIMSKRTCTCLLIFSFILVCFHATLWTIITSTLPYCGWVIHHYFCEVPVLLSLSCTDTSSQQMANFIEGSVIVMVPVLFILGSYVLIIGAVLKQRTSKGRTFSTCSSHLTVVFLFYSSIIFMYFRPSSLYSITYDRVLSVVYGIIIPTLNPFIYTLRNKEVRNAVKKIMQCGSEDGRTWKKEAEDED; from the exons ATGGTGCTG GACAATGAGCATTGTGTTACTCCTTTCTTTTTTATCAATTATTTTCCATTTTCCAACAATGAAGATCAGTTTACATACAAACATATCCTTCTCATCGTAGAAGAACAG AATGCTTTTATTCACCACAAATCTTCTCCTGAACTTTTAG GCAATGTGCTTATCCTCATGCTCACCTCATCCCAATCGCGgctccacaccccaatgtacttcttgTTGGGGAGTCTTTCCATTGTAGATGTTTGCTTCACATCTGTCACCATTCCTCGTACTCTTTACAGCCTCATCTCCCAGGACTTGTCTATCTCATTTCATGGTTGTTTCATTCAACTCTTCCTGTTCCTTTTGGCAGGTAACATGGACAGCTTTTTGCTGGCCATCATGGCCCTAGACAGATATGCTGCCATCTGTCAGCCATTGCATTACAGAGCCATCATGAGTAAGAGGACGTGCACCTGTCTGCTGATTTTTTCCTTCATTCTAGTGTGCTTTCATGCAACCCTGTGGACCATCATAACCTCTACTCTTCCCTACTGCGGTTGGGTTATCCACCACTATTTCTGTGAAGTTCCAGTCCTGCTCTCACTCTCCTGCACTGACACATCTTCTCAGCAAATGGCCAACTTCATTGAAGGTTCAGTAATAGTCATGGTACCCGTGTTATTCATCCTGGGCTCCTATGTTCTCATCATTGGAGCCGTGTTGAAACAACGTACATCCAAAGGCCGAACCTTCTCCACATGTTCCTCCCACTTGACTGTTGTCTTCTTATTTTACAGCTCAATTATTTTTATGTACTTTCGTCCAAGTTCCCTTTATTCCATAACCTACGATCGGGTGTTAAGTGTGGTGTACGGCATCATAATACCAACACTCAACCCATTTATATATACCCTGAGGAACAAGGAAGTAAGAAACGCAGTGAAGAAAATAATGCAATGTGGTAGTGAAGATGGTCGGACATGGAAGAAGGAAGCAGAAGATGAGGACTGA
- the LOC138766600 gene encoding olfactory receptor 1L4-like translates to MDLKNQSLMSFTLLGLSEKPNLRLPLFSFFMGVYILCVMGNVLILMLISSQSRLHTPMYFLLGCLSIVDVCFTSVTIPRTLYSLISQDLSISFNGCFIQIFLFYLAGNMDSFLLAIMALDRYAAICKPLHYRAIMSKRTCISLLTFSFVLLSFYATMWTIITSTLPYCGWVIHHYFCEVPVLLSLSCTDTSAQQMVIFIGGSVITMVPMLFILGSYVLIITAVLKQRTSKNRTFSTCSSHLTVVFLFYSSIIFMYFRPSSLYSITYDRVISVVYSIIIPTLNPFIYTLRNKEVRNAVKKVMQCDSKDGQTWNKEAEDVD, encoded by the coding sequence ATGGATCTGAAGAACCAATCCTTAATGAGTTTCACTCTTCTGGGCCTATCAGAGAAGCCAAATCTCCGACTgccccttttctcttttttcatgGGCGTCTACATTCTCtgtgttatgggcaatgtgcttaTCCTCATGCTCATCTCATCCCAGTCTCGgctccacaccccaatgtacttcttgTTGGGGTGCCTTTCCATTGTAGATGTTTGCTTCACATCTGTCACCATTCCTCGTACTCTTTACAGCCTCATCTCCCAGGACTTGTCTATCTCATTTAATGGTTGTTTCATTCAAATCTTCCTGTTCTATCTGGCAGGTAACATGGACAGCTTTTTGCTGGCCATCATGGCCCTAGACAGATATGCTGCAATCTGCaaaccattacattacagagccaTCATGAGTAAGAGGACGTGCATTTCTCTGCTGACTTTTTCATTTGTTCTACTGAGCTTTTATGCAACTATGTGGACCATCATAACCTCTACACTTCCATATTGTGGTTGGGTCATCCACCACTATTTCTGTGAAGTTCCAGTCCTGCTCTCACTCTCCTGCACTGACACATCTGCTCAGCAAATGGTGATCTTCATTGGAGGTTCAGTAATAACCATGGTACCCATGTTATTCATCCTGGGCTCCTATGTTCTCATCATTACAGCTGTGTTGAAACAACGTACTTCCAAAAACCGAACCTTCTCCACATGTTCCTCCCACTTGACTGTTGTTTTCTTATTTTACAGCTCAATTATTTTCATGTACTTTCGCCCAAGTTCCCTTTATTCCATAACCTACGATCGGGTGATAAGTGTGGTATACAGCATCATAATACCAACCCTCAACCCGTTTATATATACCCTGAGGAACAAGGAAGTAAGAAACGCAGTGAAGAAGGTAATGCAATGTGATAGTAAAGATGGTCAGACATGGAACAAGGAAGCAGAAGATGTGGACTAA